In Aedes albopictus strain Foshan chromosome 3, AalbF5, whole genome shotgun sequence, the following are encoded in one genomic region:
- the LOC134284093 gene encoding uncharacterized protein LOC134284093, whose translation MFHQVLIRPEDRHAQRFLWRDSPSLPIQVFVMDVATFGSSCSPCSLQFVKNLNAEEQADEFPKAAEAVKTSHYVDDYLDSVDTVDEAVQLAEDVKTVHARGGFEIRHWLSNSSEVIERIGECSSESSKCFLKDKCSGTERILGMTWQPTEDVLSFSIQLRANLQSLITEAVVPTKREALSLVMSVFDPLGLVAVVLVHGKVLLQDVWRAGVDWDETIPTNLLVRWKEWIQTLKQLEVIRIPRCYFSGYGQQSYDSLELHIFVDASESAYAACAYFRVVDYGVVRCCLVTAKTKVSPLKPLSIPRLELQAAVMGARLMKSVISNHTLKIHRKVLWSDSTTVLSWLRSDPRRHTQFVGFRIGEILETTDVEDWRWVPTKCNVADEATKWGTGPNIESNSRWFKGPKFLYEQEDYWPRRELPLIESTEELRIVNVQAHVSVDQVVNFQRFSKWERLLRTFAFVRRFYENCQRRTRNAPTYSTSHFSSEELKNAEFAVWRLVQLETYPDEFGLLLRNCHIQPAQQQKVKKSSPLYTKAPMIGEGGLIRMERRMRHAEWISNDVQFPVILPKTNYVTFLLVDWYHRKFRHANGETVANEVVQKYSIPALRVLVRSVRARCNWCRVYRAKPQTPPMGPLPAVRLTPYVRPFSFVGLDYFGPITVRIGRSNAKRWVALFTCLTVRAIHLELTMSLSTEACKLAIRRFIARRGAPTEIYSDQGTNFQGASRELQEEIAVINDSLAGTFTNATTQWKFNPPYAPHKGRPWERLVRSVKAALNSTGVSRNPDDETLMTVLAEVEGMVNTRPLTYMALENPEQEALTPNHFLLLSSSGVHQPAVSAADPRMALRSNWNLARSMLDRFWARWIQEYLPVISRQTKWFGNVRTLEVGDLVIIVQDNIRNSWTRGKVVRVYPGKDGRVRKADIQTSAGIVQRPTTLLAVLHVQEPDQCIAEETSCNTGGGVLATREHRFPAGIDIGRVTDPVTDNYNEMIGDKGKRQTLRTN comes from the coding sequence ATGTTCCACCAAGTATTGATTCGCCCGGAAGATCGTCACGCGCAACGGTTCCTGTGGCGGGACAGTCCTTCGCTTCCAATACAAGTCTTTGTTATGGATGTGGCTACATTCGGATCGTCGTGCTCTCCGTGTTCACTGCAATTCGTGAAAAATTTGAACGCGGAAGAACAagcggatgaatttccgaaggcggCCGAGGCGGTGAAGACAAGCCACTACGTCGATGACTATTTGGACAGCGTGGATACAGTCGACGAAGCAGTGCAACTAGCGGAAGATGTAAAAACCGTTCACGCCAGAGGAGGGTTTGAAATTCGGCACTGGCTGTCAAATTCATCGGAAGTAATCGAGCGAATCGGAGAATGCAGCAGTGAATCAAGTAAATGTTTCCTGAAGGATAAGTGCAGCGGCACAGAACGCATCTTGGGAATGACTTGGCAACCAACGGAGGATGTTTTGTCGTTTTCAATTCAACTACGTGCTAATCTGCAGTCTTTGATAACCGAAGCTGTAGTTCCGACGAAACGGGAGGCCTTGAGTCTCGTAATGAGCGTCTTCGATCCTTTGGGATTGGTAGCTGTGGTTCTGGTTCATGGGAAAGTGCTGCTTCAGGATGTGTGGAGAGCCGGCGTCGATTGGGACGAGACCATTCCGACGAATCTGCTCGTCCGCTGGAAAGAATGGATTCAGACGTTGAAACAGCTTGAAGTCATTAGAATTCCTCGTTGCTATTTCTCTGGCTACGGTCAGCAATCGTATGATTCGCTGGAATTACACATATTCGTCGACGCCAGTGAATCAGCATATGCAGCTTGCGCGTATTTCCGAGTGGTAGACTACGGCGTAGTTCGTTGTTGTCTTGTGACGGCGAAGACAAAAGTCTCTCCACTTAAACCGCTATCCATTCCACGGCTTGAGCTGCAAGCTGCAGTGATGGGAGCACGCCTTATGAAAAGTGTCATTTCTAACCACACACTGAAGATACACCGAAAAGTGCTCTGGAGCGATTCCACTACGGTGCTTTCGTGGTTGAGATCCGATCCTCGGCGCCACACGCAGTTCGTGGGATTCAGAATCGGAGAGATCTTGGAAACTACGGACGTCGAAGATTGGAGATGGGTCCCGACGAAATGTAACGTCGCAGACGAAGCCACCAAATGGGGAACCGGGCCCAACATTGAATCAAATAGCCGGTGGTTCAAAGGGCCAAAGTTCCTTTACGAGCAAGAAGATTACTGGCCTCGGCGTGAACTACCATTAATCGAGTCAACAGAGGAATTGCGAATTGTGAATGTGCAGGCTCATGTCAGCGTAGATCAAGTAGTCAACTTCCAGCGGTTTTCGAAGTGGGAGCGGTTATTACGTACTTTCGCATTCGTACGACGCTTCTACGAAAACTGTCAGCGGAGGACAAGGAATGCGccaacatattctacctcacaCTTTAGTTCCGAAGAACTGAAGAATGCGGAGTTCGCTGTCTGGAGATTGGTTCAGCTAGAAACATATCCGGACGAATTTGGCTTGCTGCTGAGAAACTGCCATATCCAACCGGCACAACAGCAGAAGGTCAAGAAAAGTAGTCCACTCTACACCAAAGCTCCAATGATCGGTGAAGGAGGACTCATTCGCATGGAACGTCGTATGCGACACGCAGAATGGATTTCCAACGACGTGCAGTTTCCAGTGATTCTCCCAAAAACCAACTATGTGACATTTCTTCTGGTCGATTGGTATCACCGCAAATTCAGACATGCAAATGGAGAAACTGTCGCGAATGAAGTTGTGCAGAAATACTCTATTCCGGCACTACGAGTATTAGTGAGGTCCGTTCGTGCTCGCTGTAACTGGTGTCGTGTCTACAGGGCGAAACCGCAAACGCCACCAATGGGACCCTTACCAGCTGTACGGCTAACCCCGTACGTACGTCCTTTCTCCTTTGTCGGGTTGGACTATTTCGGGCCAATTACAGTGAGGATTGGCCGAAGCAATGCAAAACGATGGGTAGCACTCTTCACATGCTTGACGGTTCGTGCGATACATTTGGAGTTAACTATGAGTCTTTCCACTGAGGCTTGTAAACTGGCCATCCGGCGCTTCATTGCGCGTAGAGGAGCACCGACCGAAATTTATTCCGACCAAGGCACGAACTTCCAAGGAGCCAGTCGGGAACTTCAAGAAGAGATCGCCGTCATCAATGACTCTCTTGCGGGAACTTTTACGAACGCAACGACGCAGTGGAAATTCAATCCTCCTTATGCACCGCATAAGGGGAGGCCCTGGGAAAGGCTTGTTCGGTCCGTCAAAGCGGCTCTAAATTCCACAGGGGTGAGCAGAAATCCGGACGACGAAACATTGATGACGGTATTAGCAGAGGTAGAGGGTATGGTGAACACTCGCCCACTAACATATATGGCGTTGGAGAATCCGGAGCAGGAAGCCCTAACTCCGAACCATTTCCTGCTCTTGAGTTCTTCCGGTGTACATCAACCAGCAGTGTCAGCAGCGGACCCTCGCATGGCTTTACGATCAAACTGGAATCTGGCACGCTCGATGTTGGATCGGTTTTGGGCCCGGTGGATCCAAGAATACTTACCGGTTATCTCGAGGCAAACCAAATGGTTCGGCAATGTCAGAACCTTGGAAGTCGGTGATCTGGTGATCATAGTACAAGATAACATCCGGAACAGTTGGACAAGAGGGAAGGTGGTCCGCGTTTATCCTGGAAAGGATGGCCGCGTTCGCAAAGCAGACATACAAACTTCTGCGGGTATAGTTCAACGGCCGACGACCCTGCTCGCTGTCCTACATGTTCAAGAGCCTGATCAGTGTATAGCAGAAGAAACTTCGTGCAATACGGGCGGGGGCGTGTTGGCAACACGGGAACATCGCTTTCCAGCAGGGATCGATATTGGCCGAGTGACAGATCCCGTGACAGACAACTACAACGAAATGATTGGGGATAAGGGAAAACGTCAAACACTTAGAACAAACTGA